One part of the Marinobacter sp. M3C genome encodes these proteins:
- a CDS encoding insulinase family protein, with the protein MTPALTRPLRRNPFWPAALTFLCLLVASSLSLAAQEPTKSPNDANLYRYLQLDNGLRVLLVSDKSADKAAASLNVAVGSGDDPADREGLSHFLEHMLFLGTEKYPEPGEYQQFIASHGGSHNAFTAFQDTNYFFDVQAEFLEPALDRFAQQFSAPLFTAELVDRERNAVHSEYSSKLKEDGRRFFSVRKAVTPAEHAFHQFAVGNLTTLENSEQRPLREDLVTFWRQHYSANLMNLAVYGPQSLDRLEQLVRGRFEAIEDRNLTQKRHSAPLVDRKQLPTKVTVASLKDIRNMSLVFPIASQQDQYRTKPERYVTNLLGHEGPGSLFDVLKRAGLTESLSAGLGMDTGDGATLEISMALTKQGLEQQDTILPLVFAYIDKVRKDGISEQRFEEMRKLADIDFRFNEKSDPVHQVMRLAGQLQLYPAADILRAPWLMESYAPDQYREILEQLTTDNLLLFVLQPEPDLGKARATQWYNTQWQQEPLSAQQLNQPANVALASQLALPQANPFIPENLAMLSGNTMTQPEHLLSADGIASNNGNIELWYARDTHFGTPKANVYLSLRTPMPLESARNAVLLRLLTDALNTNLNAWAYSAHLAGLDYSIYPHLRGLTLRVGGYSDQANTLLGQILQQVADPELTQQRFDIARQNLVDSLMNESRNPPSEQIADYIQTALLQGAWQTKDKLKAAQEVTLNDLQAFQQQLMTGLDPVMLVHGNLSAASALNMAQQARALIMADSQYTSVERSRIRQIPAGETRVNLDISHPDAGYTLYLQGPNSSLAERAQYRLLTQIIRSPFYENIRTQRQLGYIVYATSFEMLETPALALVVQSPDTNPQAIDAAVDEFMESFASALASIGSKELEQEKQAVISGILEQDRQLGDISGRFWQEIDRGNSNFDSREQLVKAIENVSLAQLQSTFRTALEQRERALLVTSEGQITDVSANKAPEASQTAPANRGNADEQMQKLRAQPPVTEG; encoded by the coding sequence ATGACGCCTGCCCTGACGCGCCCATTACGCCGAAACCCATTCTGGCCTGCAGCCCTGACGTTCTTATGTCTGTTAGTCGCCAGTTCATTGAGCCTTGCCGCGCAGGAACCGACGAAAAGCCCCAATGACGCCAACCTGTATCGTTATTTACAATTAGATAACGGCCTGCGAGTGTTACTGGTGTCGGACAAAAGTGCAGACAAGGCCGCCGCGTCTTTGAATGTAGCCGTTGGCAGCGGCGACGACCCCGCCGATCGCGAGGGCCTGTCTCACTTCCTGGAACACATGCTGTTTCTGGGCACCGAAAAATATCCGGAACCCGGCGAGTACCAGCAGTTCATCGCCAGCCACGGCGGCAGCCACAACGCCTTTACCGCGTTTCAGGACACCAACTACTTCTTTGACGTACAAGCCGAATTTCTCGAGCCGGCTCTGGACCGTTTCGCCCAGCAGTTCTCCGCACCCCTGTTCACAGCCGAACTGGTAGATCGCGAACGCAACGCCGTGCATTCCGAATACAGCTCCAAACTCAAAGAAGACGGCCGCCGCTTTTTTTCAGTTCGCAAAGCGGTTACGCCTGCCGAGCACGCCTTTCACCAGTTTGCCGTGGGCAACCTGACCACCCTGGAAAATAGCGAACAAAGGCCGTTACGTGAAGACCTGGTCACATTCTGGCGTCAGCACTACTCGGCCAACCTGATGAACCTTGCCGTTTACGGACCGCAATCGCTGGATCGCCTGGAACAACTGGTGCGTGGCCGCTTTGAGGCTATCGAAGACCGCAACCTGACACAGAAGCGCCACAGCGCGCCTTTGGTTGATCGTAAGCAACTACCCACAAAAGTGACCGTAGCGTCGCTGAAAGACATCCGCAATATGTCCCTGGTATTCCCTATTGCTTCACAACAGGATCAATACCGTACCAAGCCAGAGCGCTACGTGACCAACCTGCTAGGCCATGAAGGCCCTGGTAGCCTGTTTGACGTGTTGAAACGTGCGGGCCTGACCGAAAGCCTGTCGGCGGGCCTGGGAATGGACACCGGCGATGGCGCCACACTGGAAATCTCCATGGCCCTCACCAAACAAGGTCTGGAGCAACAAGACACCATCCTTCCTCTGGTGTTCGCCTACATCGATAAAGTGCGCAAAGATGGCATCAGCGAGCAACGTTTTGAAGAAATGCGCAAACTGGCCGACATCGATTTCCGTTTTAACGAAAAAAGCGATCCCGTACACCAGGTAATGCGCCTGGCCGGGCAACTGCAACTCTATCCAGCAGCCGACATCCTGCGCGCGCCCTGGTTGATGGAAAGCTACGCCCCCGACCAGTACCGCGAGATTCTTGAGCAACTCACCACCGACAACCTTCTGCTGTTTGTGCTGCAACCCGAGCCCGATCTGGGCAAGGCTCGCGCTACGCAGTGGTATAACACCCAGTGGCAACAGGAACCCCTAAGTGCTCAACAATTGAACCAACCCGCCAACGTCGCTCTTGCCAGCCAGCTTGCGCTGCCGCAAGCCAACCCCTTCATACCGGAAAACCTTGCCATGCTCAGTGGCAACACCATGACCCAGCCCGAGCACTTGCTGAGCGCTGATGGTATTGCGAGTAATAATGGCAACATTGAACTGTGGTACGCCCGCGATACCCACTTCGGCACTCCCAAAGCCAACGTATACCTCAGCCTGCGCACGCCTATGCCGCTGGAGTCCGCCCGCAACGCTGTACTGCTGCGATTGCTAACCGACGCCCTGAATACCAACTTGAACGCCTGGGCCTATTCCGCGCACCTGGCCGGGCTGGATTACAGCATTTACCCCCATCTGCGTGGGTTAACACTGAGAGTGGGTGGCTACAGCGACCAAGCCAACACGCTGCTGGGCCAGATTTTACAACAGGTAGCCGACCCGGAACTGACCCAGCAACGCTTTGACATCGCGCGCCAGAACCTTGTGGACAGCTTGATGAATGAATCCCGTAATCCTCCCAGTGAACAGATTGCCGACTATATTCAAACCGCACTTCTGCAGGGCGCCTGGCAGACCAAAGACAAGCTAAAAGCTGCTCAAGAAGTCACCCTGAATGACCTTCAAGCCTTCCAGCAACAGCTAATGACCGGCCTGGACCCTGTCATGCTGGTTCACGGCAACCTCAGCGCCGCGTCTGCGCTGAACATGGCCCAACAGGCACGGGCTCTGATCATGGCCGACAGCCAGTACACGAGCGTAGAACGCAGCCGCATACGCCAGATTCCCGCAGGCGAAACACGCGTGAATCTGGACATAAGCCACCCGGATGCCGGCTACACCTTGTACCTGCAAGGTCCGAATAGCAGCCTGGCAGAGCGCGCGCAGTATCGGCTACTAACTCAGATTATCCGCAGCCCGTTCTACGAGAACATTCGCACCCAGCGCCAACTGGGCTACATCGTTTACGCAACATCATTCGAAATGCTGGAAACCCCGGCGCTCGCGTTAGTCGTGCAATCTCCAGACACCAACCCGCAGGCTATTGATGCCGCTGTGGACGAGTTTATGGAAAGCTTCGCCAGTGCCCTGGCAAGTATTGGAAGCAAAGAGTTGGAGCAGGAAAAGCAGGCTGTTATCAGCGGCATACTGGAACAAGACCGCCAGCTGGGCGATATCTCCGGGCGCTTCTGGCAGGAAATTGACCGCGGTAACAGCAACTTTGACTCCCGCGAGCAACTGGTCAAAGCGATTGAAAATGTCAGCCTGGCGCAATTGCAAAGCACTTTCCGCACCGCATTGGAACAACGTGAGCGGGCGTTACTGGTCACTTCGGAAGGCCAGATTACAGACGTAAGTGCAAACAAAGCCCCAGAAGCAAGCCAGACCGCGCCAGCAAATCGCGGCAACGCAGACGAACAAATGCAAAAACTCAGAGCCCAGCCGCCAGTCACCGAGGGATAA
- a CDS encoding TIGR04282 family arsenosugar biosynthesis glycosyltransferase, with protein MPNNENNSDQPLVMQFAKWPEAGKVKTRLIPALGEQGALAAHCELTLAVLDNLLATAFPLQLWWDCDRAPPPEAADVMKKLQGQCVQQRFQSDGNLGDRMAAALCGALHSHKYAIIVGSDCPSVDAAHVLLAAEKLTHVDVVLGPSEDGGYVLIGARKVVPGMLDGIRWGSEHVLRQTCEKLESAGLSVGLLPMRWDVDEAEDWQRFQREFVG; from the coding sequence ATGCCCAATAATGAAAACAACTCTGACCAGCCGCTGGTCATGCAGTTCGCCAAATGGCCTGAAGCTGGCAAGGTAAAAACCCGTTTAATACCCGCACTGGGCGAGCAGGGGGCTCTGGCGGCGCACTGCGAGTTAACCTTGGCGGTGCTGGATAATTTGCTGGCGACGGCTTTTCCGCTGCAGCTCTGGTGGGACTGTGATCGTGCGCCCCCGCCAGAAGCCGCTGACGTGATGAAAAAGTTGCAAGGGCAATGCGTACAGCAGCGTTTTCAGAGCGATGGCAACCTTGGTGATCGCATGGCCGCGGCTTTGTGTGGTGCTCTGCATAGTCATAAATACGCCATAATTGTCGGCAGTGATTGCCCGTCAGTGGATGCAGCTCATGTTCTTCTGGCCGCTGAAAAGCTGACTCACGTTGATGTGGTGTTGGGGCCGTCGGAAGACGGGGGCTATGTGTTGATTGGCGCGCGTAAGGTAGTGCCTGGCATGTTGGATGGCATTCGCTGGGGTAGCGAGCATGTTTTGCGGCAAACCTGTGAAAAACTGGAAAGTGCGGGGTTGAGCGTTGGCTTGTTACCCATGCGCTGGGATGTGGATGAAGCTGAAGACTGGCAGCGATTTCAGCGTGAGTTTGTTGGCTGA
- a CDS encoding TIGR04283 family arsenosugar biosynthesis glycosyltransferase, which yields MTDLKADVKLSVIVPVWNEATAIGALLQSLQLLQAQGHEVIVADGGSTDGTQGLARLVCDQLVSAELGRSAQMNAGAAVAQGDVLLFLHADTMLPADAVQQLQAFLPTPNAWGRFDVRLSGSRPLFRVISWFMNKRSRLTGICTGDQAMFVRRDTFEALGGFSLQPLMEDVELSRRLRDVSRPFCVPSPVTTDSRRWQQQGAWATIVLMWRLRWRYWRGESAESLAQAYRLDVRNAQ from the coding sequence ATGACGGATTTGAAAGCGGATGTAAAGCTGAGTGTGATTGTGCCGGTATGGAATGAGGCTACTGCGATTGGGGCTTTGTTGCAGTCGCTGCAGCTGCTTCAGGCCCAAGGCCACGAGGTGATTGTGGCGGATGGCGGCAGCACCGATGGTACGCAAGGCTTGGCCCGGCTTGTGTGTGACCAGTTGGTGAGTGCGGAGTTGGGTCGGTCGGCACAGATGAATGCCGGTGCTGCGGTTGCCCAGGGTGACGTGTTGTTATTTTTGCATGCGGATACGATGTTGCCTGCGGATGCCGTGCAGCAATTGCAGGCATTTTTGCCAACGCCGAACGCGTGGGGGCGATTCGATGTACGTTTAAGTGGCTCGCGGCCGCTGTTTCGTGTGATTTCCTGGTTTATGAATAAGCGTTCGCGGTTGACCGGTATTTGTACCGGCGATCAGGCGATGTTTGTACGCCGCGATACCTTTGAAGCCCTGGGCGGTTTTTCACTCCAGCCGTTAATGGAAGATGTTGAGTTGTCGCGGCGTTTACGCGATGTGTCGCGTCCTTTCTGCGTGCCAAGCCCGGTAACGACAGACAGTCGGCGCTGGCAACAACAAGGCGCCTGGGCAACGATTGTGCTGATGTGGCGGCTGCGCTGGCGTTATTGGCGCGGTGAGTCTGCTGAGTCTTTGGCCCAAGCCTACCGATTGGATGTGCGTAATGCCCAATAA
- a CDS encoding LysR family transcriptional regulator has product MLSQRALTYLNEVIRRGSIRRAAAFLNVDASAVSRQLKALEEELDTRLCERHGRGMRATAAGQLLVHHFHTQRASEEAVLSQLMALQNLVKGEVRIAVGEGFIADLIAAPLGTFMSAFAGINVEIRMAGVNDAMSLLKDREVDIALLYAPPVDPQFFCHVETRQPLDVIVPPSHPLTELNRPVTLNDLKNWPLALMDNPFGMRQMVNMAAHQERVHLEARLHTNSVSVLKNFVRSGIGVTFMPELTVIDEINRGEIFTLPMQYSVMNDTRAQIVSLKGQELTIASAACIDHLQKGMRFFSADAPRLLQ; this is encoded by the coding sequence ATGCTTAGCCAGCGTGCGTTAACCTACCTAAACGAAGTCATTCGCCGCGGATCCATAAGGCGCGCTGCGGCCTTCTTGAATGTCGATGCTTCCGCCGTTAGCCGTCAATTAAAAGCACTTGAAGAAGAGTTGGATACCCGACTGTGTGAGCGGCACGGGCGTGGAATGCGGGCGACCGCAGCAGGTCAACTACTTGTTCATCATTTCCATACCCAGCGGGCTTCAGAAGAAGCCGTACTTTCCCAACTCATGGCACTTCAAAACTTGGTAAAAGGGGAAGTTCGCATTGCCGTGGGGGAAGGATTTATCGCTGACTTAATTGCCGCACCTTTGGGCACTTTCATGTCGGCTTTTGCAGGTATTAATGTAGAAATCCGCATGGCAGGTGTTAATGATGCGATGTCGCTGCTCAAAGATCGTGAAGTCGATATAGCGCTACTTTATGCACCACCGGTAGATCCACAGTTTTTCTGTCATGTGGAAACGCGCCAGCCACTCGATGTCATCGTGCCTCCTAGTCACCCGCTAACGGAACTGAATCGCCCTGTGACGCTGAATGATCTAAAAAATTGGCCCCTTGCGTTAATGGATAATCCTTTCGGTATGCGACAAATGGTCAATATGGCGGCTCACCAAGAGCGCGTTCACCTTGAAGCTCGCCTACATACAAACTCTGTATCCGTTTTAAAAAATTTCGTCCGTTCAGGAATCGGAGTTACGTTTATGCCGGAGCTCACAGTAATCGATGAAATAAACCGTGGAGAAATTTTCACGCTACCTATGCAATATTCTGTTATGAACGATACCCGAGCGCAGATTGTGAGCCTAAAGGGCCAAGAGTTAACGATAGCGTCAGCCGCCTGTATCGATCATTTACAAAAAGGAATGCGTTTTTTCTCGGCCGACGCACCTCGACTGTTGCAATAA
- the dctP gene encoding TRAP transporter substrate-binding protein DctP has product MTPKFSPKRLISACLIGSALMAGNALAATKINLSYNGAPDLEKNAVHVFATNLKELVEEKTNNQLELALYPNSMLGEEQERMEQTMSTPSLNVASFAGVSPLVDEIFVSAIPFLFDDFAAARSFFDDGKYWQGVGDVLQERAGIDMLAVVEEGGFLAFTNNKKPISRPEDFQGLRFRAMDPSQVALYEAFGASGTPIPWTETYMALRTGVADGQMNPPMYIALASLHEVQKYLTLANIQYSDQFLVGNSEMIANWDDEVRNAFMEAVAEANHNARKHNEDQVEKRIAFLEEQGMEVIRPSEEDLTAFRNIGQPAYLKWLKERDIEQRWIDMALKDAGMNGLVD; this is encoded by the coding sequence ATGACACCAAAATTTTCACCCAAGCGACTCATTTCAGCTTGCCTAATTGGCTCCGCCTTAATGGCTGGAAATGCCCTTGCAGCAACCAAAATTAATCTGAGCTACAACGGAGCCCCTGACCTAGAAAAGAACGCCGTTCACGTTTTCGCCACTAATCTAAAAGAGTTGGTTGAAGAAAAAACCAACAACCAGCTTGAGCTGGCGCTGTATCCCAACAGTATGCTGGGAGAAGAGCAGGAGCGCATGGAGCAGACTATGAGCACACCGTCGCTCAACGTAGCCTCCTTTGCTGGAGTTTCACCTCTCGTCGACGAAATCTTCGTCAGCGCCATTCCATTCCTGTTCGACGATTTTGCTGCGGCACGTAGCTTTTTCGATGACGGCAAGTATTGGCAGGGAGTCGGCGATGTTCTGCAGGAGCGTGCCGGTATCGATATGTTGGCCGTCGTGGAAGAAGGCGGCTTTTTGGCGTTTACCAACAATAAAAAACCCATCAGCCGCCCTGAAGACTTTCAAGGCCTGCGTTTCCGCGCCATGGACCCGAGCCAGGTTGCGCTCTATGAGGCATTTGGGGCATCCGGCACACCCATCCCCTGGACCGAAACTTATATGGCCCTGCGGACGGGTGTAGCTGACGGCCAAATGAACCCGCCAATGTACATTGCCCTGGCCAGCCTTCATGAAGTGCAAAAATACCTGACTCTTGCGAACATTCAGTACTCCGATCAATTCCTAGTGGGCAATAGCGAGATGATTGCGAATTGGGACGACGAGGTTCGCAACGCCTTTATGGAAGCCGTCGCCGAGGCTAACCATAATGCCCGAAAGCATAATGAGGACCAGGTTGAAAAGCGGATTGCTTTTCTGGAAGAGCAAGGCATGGAAGTTATTCGCCCTTCTGAAGAAGACCTGACTGCTTTTCGCAACATTGGCCAGCCCGCCTATCTTAAATGGCTAAAAGAGCGTGACATTGAGCAACGCTGGATTGATATGGCGCTGAAAGATGCGGGCATGAACGGTCTGGTCGACTAA
- a CDS encoding TRAP transporter small permease yields the protein MLNKLRSRLLAKSCPSTLTLAGVLLSLNVAAILFGVFARYIAGGAPIWTDELSRFLIIATVMIAAGAVWSEGGHMRVGLLEKLLPAPFARLLNLYQWLLTLLIAVGAAWVSYRYALSVSMFTTSGLGISRTVPLLSLPFGFLLLAWHVLLYGPAPLKSIEDQI from the coding sequence ATGCTCAATAAGCTTCGATCCCGCCTACTGGCTAAAAGCTGTCCGTCCACCCTAACCCTGGCAGGGGTCTTATTATCCCTCAATGTTGCGGCCATTTTGTTTGGCGTTTTTGCACGCTACATAGCGGGTGGCGCCCCCATATGGACAGATGAGCTCTCTCGCTTCTTGATCATAGCCACCGTCATGATCGCGGCTGGTGCGGTCTGGTCGGAAGGAGGCCACATGCGCGTCGGTCTCCTGGAAAAACTGCTTCCAGCTCCATTCGCTCGCTTGCTGAATCTGTATCAATGGCTGCTTACTCTGCTAATAGCCGTGGGTGCAGCATGGGTAAGCTACCGCTATGCGCTATCGGTCAGCATGTTTACCACGTCCGGGCTTGGCATTAGCCGCACTGTGCCACTGCTTTCGTTGCCCTTTGGCTTTTTATTACTGGCGTGGCATGTGCTTCTCTACGGACCTGCGCCCCTCAAATCCATAGAGGACCAGATATGA
- a CDS encoding TRAP transporter large permease produces the protein MILSMLVVFLIHVLLGLPLFIALITTAIVGFLFVDPSMIPRMMPQQFFSGINVFSLMAIPLFIFAGNLMNVSGLTERLMGLARLMVGHLRGGVGHVNVVSSVFFAGINGSAVADTSALGSLLVPAMEKEGYSRAFSAGLTAGSSLIGPIIPPSIFMILYASLTNTSVGDLFLAGVIPGLLLGVAFMGMNAWYAWRHRLPKSGKLPSLGQLGVAFLAALPALIAPFIIVAGIVFGFVTPTESGALTALYVALCGIFLGGLRLKECWKAIVDTARLTSAIFLIMAASATISWLLSYAQVPAQFVSLLSPYVDNGVVILLMLSVITFFTGMFMEEVSALMLLTPVFAPVAMMAGIDPVHLGVIITLNITIALITPPLGACVFVAAAVSRLEIVSLFRTIWPFVLTAIAVLILLILFPPLTLWLPTLFG, from the coding sequence ATGATTCTCAGCATGCTGGTTGTTTTTCTTATCCACGTTTTGCTGGGCCTTCCTTTATTCATCGCATTGATTACGACGGCGATAGTCGGTTTTTTGTTTGTCGATCCCTCGATGATTCCACGGATGATGCCTCAGCAGTTTTTTAGCGGTATTAATGTGTTTTCCCTGATGGCTATTCCGCTATTCATCTTCGCCGGTAATCTGATGAACGTCAGTGGGTTAACGGAACGTTTGATGGGGCTGGCACGCCTGATGGTTGGGCACTTACGGGGAGGCGTGGGACACGTCAACGTCGTTTCAAGTGTTTTCTTTGCGGGCATTAATGGCTCAGCGGTGGCCGACACGTCGGCACTCGGTTCGCTTTTAGTACCCGCTATGGAGAAGGAAGGATACTCAAGGGCGTTTTCGGCTGGATTGACCGCGGGCAGCTCGTTGATAGGTCCGATCATTCCGCCCAGTATATTTATGATTCTCTACGCCTCACTAACGAACACCTCGGTGGGGGATCTTTTTCTGGCGGGCGTTATACCTGGTCTCTTGCTAGGTGTTGCATTCATGGGAATGAACGCTTGGTATGCCTGGCGCCATCGATTGCCAAAAAGTGGCAAGTTGCCATCGCTCGGCCAGCTTGGAGTAGCGTTTTTAGCGGCCCTACCCGCGCTTATCGCTCCCTTCATTATCGTTGCTGGCATTGTGTTTGGTTTTGTCACCCCTACAGAATCTGGAGCGTTGACAGCACTATATGTCGCTTTGTGCGGTATTTTTCTCGGTGGGTTACGTTTGAAGGAATGCTGGAAAGCTATCGTTGATACGGCACGCCTAACCTCTGCGATTTTTCTGATTATGGCGGCTTCCGCTACGATTAGCTGGCTACTCTCGTATGCTCAGGTTCCAGCGCAATTCGTGTCACTGCTTTCTCCCTATGTGGACAATGGCGTCGTCATTTTATTAATGCTCAGCGTTATCACCTTCTTCACGGGGATGTTTATGGAGGAAGTGTCGGCGTTGATGTTACTAACGCCAGTCTTTGCGCCCGTGGCAATGATGGCAGGAATCGATCCCGTCCATCTGGGTGTCATCATCACTCTGAATATTACGATTGCCTTAATAACACCGCCGTTGGGCGCCTGCGTTTTCGTGGCCGCGGCCGTTAGTCGGCTTGAGATTGTCTCACTGTTCAGAACCATTTGGCCCTTTGTGCTAACGGCTATTGCGGTACTTATTCTACTAATCCTTTTCCCACCGCTAACGCTGTGGCTCCCTACCCTGTTTGGATAA
- a CDS encoding M15 family metallopeptidase: MPLNTLLNALPSIPSYSAPCWEQLRCAPIKDNGERLVPMSLAPAPVKVFPAYARMGIPGAVQECFVREGVYRALLAAARSLPDGIGIIVLDGWRPWQVQQYLFDTLHEAIQHQQPSLSEAVLLEQTREFVSVPSRDPLAPSPHLTGGAVDVTLCDADGLPLDMGTLFDEALPASHSDYFEQLKTLTPQQQKARDHRRLLYHSMHQQGFTNLPSEWWHYDFGDQLWAYYGAHDHAHYGPAELDTIENRWSKQLG, encoded by the coding sequence ATGCCTTTAAATACACTATTGAATGCCTTGCCATCTATACCCAGTTATTCAGCCCCGTGCTGGGAACAGTTGCGCTGCGCGCCCATTAAAGATAACGGTGAGCGCCTGGTACCGATGAGTCTCGCCCCTGCACCCGTCAAGGTGTTTCCCGCCTACGCTCGGATGGGCATTCCTGGTGCAGTACAGGAGTGTTTTGTGCGTGAAGGTGTCTATCGGGCTCTGCTAGCAGCAGCGCGCAGCTTACCCGACGGTATAGGTATCATCGTTCTGGACGGTTGGCGCCCATGGCAGGTACAGCAGTATTTATTCGATACCCTGCATGAAGCAATCCAACACCAACAACCTAGCCTCAGCGAAGCAGTTCTGCTTGAACAAACAAGAGAATTTGTGTCAGTGCCAAGCCGCGACCCTTTAGCTCCCAGCCCTCACCTCACCGGCGGCGCCGTCGATGTCACGCTATGCGATGCCGATGGTTTGCCTTTAGATATGGGCACTTTGTTTGACGAGGCACTGCCTGCCTCCCACAGCGACTATTTCGAGCAACTGAAAACACTGACGCCGCAGCAACAAAAAGCGCGGGATCATCGCCGCTTGCTTTACCACTCCATGCATCAGCAGGGCTTCACCAACCTACCCAGCGAGTGGTGGCACTACGATTTTGGCGATCAACTATGGGCTTATTATGGAGCCCATGATCACGCCCATTACGGCCCAGCCGAGCTGGACACCATTGAAAATCGCTGGAGTAAACAGCTGGGATAA
- a CDS encoding demethoxyubiquinone hydroxylase family protein has protein sequence MPSLRIDQKHKDNLERTGISRQFQQELRCSHAGETGAVWIYRGILAARPTGALLEFAREHLQTEQQHLGMFDDLIVCYRRSLMLPLWRLAGFLTGFLPSLAGKNAVFATIEAVETFVDLHYQAQIQSLSPCVHREAERAVLDLFETCRLDEVAHRDDAAQRRTGKPTASMSLWTTMVGGGSRSAVRLARFL, from the coding sequence ATGCCCTCATTACGGATTGATCAGAAGCACAAGGACAATCTCGAGCGAACCGGCATTAGCCGGCAGTTCCAGCAAGAGCTGAGGTGCAGTCACGCAGGCGAAACCGGTGCGGTGTGGATATATCGTGGCATTCTGGCCGCACGGCCGACCGGAGCGTTGCTGGAGTTCGCGAGGGAACACTTGCAGACCGAGCAGCAGCACCTCGGTATGTTCGATGACCTCATTGTTTGTTACCGCCGCAGTCTGATGTTGCCACTATGGCGATTGGCAGGATTTCTAACTGGGTTTCTGCCTTCTCTAGCGGGCAAAAACGCCGTCTTTGCCACCATCGAAGCCGTCGAAACATTTGTTGATCTGCATTATCAGGCCCAGATTCAATCACTCAGCCCGTGCGTTCATCGCGAGGCCGAACGGGCGGTACTGGACCTGTTTGAAACCTGCCGCCTGGATGAAGTGGCACACAGAGATGACGCAGCCCAAAGGCGTACCGGAAAGCCGACAGCCAGCATGAGTCTGTGGACGACCATGGTGGGCGGGGGCTCCCGGAGCGCCGTCAGGTTGGCGCGATTTCTTTAG
- a CDS encoding nucleotidyltransferase family protein: protein MAEINNMEWPTGLVNGDVIAIVLAAGRSQRFGSDKRLTLFADGETLLSQTLSAVLPNFSHTYVVLKAGDDPKTLLSQAYLQQVQILRAPHANCGLGSSLADALQMLQNADGLAAAIFLGDMPWLSPATCQKLIAFATAENIVRPRYKGQAGHPVIFGRNFWSELQQVKGEEGARELFKHRIQHCIWVDVDDPGVTLDIDYPRDLSPKEIAPT from the coding sequence ATGGCCGAGATAAATAATATGGAATGGCCTACAGGGTTGGTCAATGGCGACGTCATTGCCATTGTGCTGGCCGCAGGCCGTTCACAACGTTTTGGTTCTGATAAACGCCTGACGCTTTTCGCGGACGGCGAGACTTTGTTGAGCCAAACCCTGTCTGCCGTACTCCCTAATTTTTCGCATACGTATGTGGTACTGAAAGCAGGAGATGACCCGAAGACGTTGTTATCGCAGGCGTACTTACAACAAGTGCAGATCCTGAGAGCGCCGCATGCCAATTGTGGTTTGGGTAGTAGCCTTGCCGATGCCTTGCAGATGCTTCAAAACGCGGATGGTCTTGCGGCAGCGATTTTTCTCGGCGATATGCCTTGGTTATCACCCGCAACATGTCAGAAATTAATCGCTTTCGCGACAGCGGAAAACATTGTCCGCCCACGTTATAAAGGCCAGGCAGGGCACCCGGTTATCTTTGGCCGAAATTTCTGGTCCGAGTTGCAACAGGTTAAAGGAGAGGAAGGGGCGCGCGAGTTGTTTAAACATCGTATCCAACACTGCATCTGGGTGGACGTTGATGATCCTGGAGTGACATTGGATATTGATTACCCTCGTGATCTTTCACCTAAAGAAATCGCGCCAACCTGA